The Cyanobacteria bacterium GSL.Bin1 nucleotide sequence ACTGGTCCTAATGGCAGCGACATTATTGCCAATGCCGAACAAGGAACCGGAGGCAGAATCGAACTGAGTGCTGCTGGCGTGTTTGGGATTGAATTTCGAGAGGAACTAACCCGTTTCAATGATTTCACAGTCAGTTCCGAATTTGGACAACAGGGTGAAACCATTATTAATCGGACGGTTGATGATCCCACGGGTGGCTTAATCGAACTCCCTCAAGCCGTTGGCGACCCGTCCGACCAAATTTCGCAAAATCCCTGCGAACAAGGGGTAGGAAGTGAATTTGTCGTTACCGGTAAGGGTGGTTTTCCCGCGAATCCTCAGAATAACTTTAGTAGCGACCCCGTGCGTGTTGGTTTGGTTGACCCGGTTCTCACGGAAAACCAAGCCATCAGCGTCGAGGAAAATCAGACTTCTCTAACTGAAGAACAAGACGTTGTCCCCGCCCAGGGATGGGTCTTTAACGACGAAGGTCAAGTGGTGCTAACCGCTTACGACCCCACCCAAGAAGGAGTACAGCGCAATAAAGATCCCCTAACAGGCTGTCCCGTCGTACCTTAAACCCAAGTATCAAAGGGATAATCGAGCGAGTCCCCAAAGTTGGGGAATTTAGGGGGCGAGATTACACCAAAACTTAGTTTTTTACATTACTGATTTCCCATGCTAACCACATATATTCAAAAAGCAATGCACAGAGCAAATTACGAACTTCTAGAAGATGGCTCATTCTATGGAGAAATAGCAGAACTTCCAGGGGTTTATGCCAATGCCGAAACCCTGGAAACTTGTCGCGAACTTTTACAAGAAGTTTTGGAAGGCTGGTTAATTCTTGGATTGCGATTACAACACCAATTACCTGTAATAGAAGGGATCGATCCAATATTACTAGAGAAGAATGGGAGAATCTTTACCTATTAACTAAAAACTCACTTTAAAAACGATGAAACTAAACTTTGATCGACTCATCAAACAAATTTGGCAACCAAAACTCAAACGTTCCCTTTGGTTACTCTCGCTGTTGTTTATTCTCTCCGCTACCATTCCCCCCGTAGTGGCTAAAACAACCAAACCAATTCCCATAGTCCAAATGGACAGCACGCCCCAACAGCTTGTCCAACAAGCCCAAACCGCTTATCAACAACAAGACTTTACAACAGCCAGCGACCTCTGGCAACAGGCGGCATCGGCTTTTGAAGCCAATCAAGATCCCTTGAATCAAGCCATGGCGTTAAGTAATTTATCTCTAACCCAACAAAAATTAGGGGAATGGGAACAAGCGAGGGAAACCATCCAACAGAGTTTAGATTTATTAGCCACCCTTGCTTCCAACGAGTCCCAACAACAGATTTTAGCCCAAAGTTTAGCCATTCAAGGACAATTACAGCAAGATACAGGTCACCCGGCCGATGCTTTGGAGAGTTGGCAACAAGCGACCGCCATTTATCAACAATTAAACCAGACCGATGCAGCCCAGCAAAGCCAGATTAATCAGGCGCAAGCCTTAGAAGATCTAGGATTGTATCCCCGCGCTTGCGATACGTTACTGGCTGTCTTAGAACCTGAGTTACAGGTAACAAGTTGTTCCGCTTTCAATCGCTTAACCACCGAAGAGTTAACTGCTAAATTAGACAAGATTACCGAGCAAGATCCCCAAA carries:
- a CDS encoding type II toxin-antitoxin system HicB family antitoxin, with the translated sequence MLTTYIQKAMHRANYELLEDGSFYGEIAELPGVYANAETLETCRELLQEVLEGWLILGLRLQHQLPVIEGIDPILLEKNGRIFTY